In Macadamia integrifolia cultivar HAES 741 chromosome 5, SCU_Mint_v3, whole genome shotgun sequence, a single window of DNA contains:
- the LOC122079827 gene encoding uncharacterized protein LOC122079827 isoform X1, which yields MDNFPEKPLPPGVPFPPNASSNSASSVPPALPLPQPIEYTVRPHHFHYSGNNLFPLPQSDASFPPPGQNSIPHSPASHQSHFPPFAPHSSEPRPSNFQINPIPDPHPPICQNLRQQAHCSITSPGAVHSVMHHHFDSRGSQVVPENSQQPNLGASNHANQGGKVGSSEPSNTCMDDSLSSIQVNVFMDQQNKKQKIIETPVEGQSISDGYLNGNDETKYRSTFSSVDQESDHCLHLQKESNLSQEVHDASASYSKLLGNGDDIETAAQDAVLREQEIATQQIIQSQRQSRGSTGTEEDTKDILFGCRDTNALKEHLLKMATDHRAEMASKRGKSVLPEKGNLEIGNGYGVPGGGAYYGGPRPSITSGNLEIGNGYGVPGGGAYYGGPRPSITSGTSGSEIHEGGQKNSELDESKGEPKAATGALPEYLKQRLRARGILKDNTAKGCSVPAKNKWETLSVETVAVARLPPGWVEAKDPGSGSVYYYNGSTGKSQWEIPVESATVPQSPTPLPLPQDWEEALDETTGQKYYYNTKTHVSQWERPDSSEQVSSQQMDKMHSRNVSNCNEDDQSSMTKKCAGCGGWGLGLVQTWGYCNHCTRVLNLPFQQYTAPHLIYQQRISNTANTRENSHKMESKHRSTSKLPSGKGNKRDFKKRTFADDEELDPMDPSSYSDAPRGGWVVGLKGVQPRAADTTATGPLFQQRPYPSPGAVLRKNAEIAAQSKKPNSHFAPISKKGDGSDGLGDAD from the exons ATGGATAACTTTCCTGAAAAACCACTTCCTCCTGGTGTTCCATTTCCCCCAAATGCTTCATCAAATTCAGCTTCTTCAGTTCCACCTGCCTTGCCTCTTCCTCAGCCTATTGAGTACACTGTGAGACCTCATCATTTTCACTATTCAGGCAACAATCTGTTCCCTCTCCCTCAATCTGATGCATCCTTTCCTCCTCCTGGTCAGAATTCAATTCCACATTCTCCTGCATCACATCAATCTCATTTTCCACCTTTTGCTCCGCATTCATCAGAACCAAGGCCTAGTAACTTCCAGATCAACCCCATCCCCGATCCTCACCCGCCAATATGTCAAAATCTAAGACAGCAGGCTCATTGTTCAATCACATCACCTGGGGCTGTTCATAGTGTGATGCATCATCACTTTGACAGCAGAGGCTCTCAGGTTGTACCAGAAAATTCTCAACAACCAAACTTAGGGGCATCAAATCATGCAAATCAAGGTGGAAAAGTTGGGTCCTCTGAACCTTCCAATACATGCATGGATGATTCATTGAGTTCAATCCAGGTCAATGTTTTCATGGATCAGCAGAACAAGAAGCAGAAAATCATAGAAACACCAGTGGAAGGGCAATCAATTTCAGATGGTTATCTTAATGGAAATGATGAGACCAAATATAGGTCCACTTTTTCATCGGTTGATCAAGAATCTGATCACTGTCTTCATCTGCAGAAAGAGTCAAACCTTTCTCAAGAAGTTCATGATGCTTCTGCTAGCTACTCAAAGTTATTGGGAAATGGTGATGATATTGAAACTGCTGCCCAGGATGCTGTGCTGCGTGAGCAA GAAATTGCTACCCAACAAATTATACAGAGCCAACG ACAATCAAGAGGTTCCACTGGAACTGAGGAGGATACAAAAGACATTCTTTTTGGATGCCGTGACACAAATGCTTTGAAG GAGCATCTGTTGAAGATGGCCACAGACCATCGTGCAGAAATGGCTTCAAAACGTGGGAAATCTGTGCTTCCTGAGAAAG GAAATTTAGAAATTGGAAATGGCTATGGTGTACCTGGTGGAGGTGCTTATTATGGTGGCCCAAGGCCTTCTATCACATCTG GAAATTTAGAAATTGGAAATGGCTATGGTGTACCTGGTGGAGGTGCTTATTATGGTGGCCCAAGGCCTTCTATCACATCTG GAACTTCTGGGTCTGAAATTCATGAAGGCGGCCAGAAAAATTCTGAGCTGGATGAGAGTAAAGGGGAACCAAAAGCTGCGACAGGAGCATTGCCGGAATACCTGAAGCAGAGGTTGAGAGCTAGGGGTATTCTTAAAGATAACACAGCTAAAGGGTGCTCTGTGCCAGCTAAAAAC aaGTGGGAGACTCTGTCAGTAGAAACTGTAGCAGTTGCCAGATTGCCTCCTGGATGG GTGGAGGCAAAAGACCCTGGAAGTGGTTCCGTGTATTATTATAATGGAAGTACAGGGAAAAGTCAATGGGAGATCCCAGTTGAGTCTGCTACTGTTCCACAAAGCCCAACGCCTTTACCACTGCCACAAGATTGGGAAGAGGCATTAGATGAGACAACAG GTCAAAAGTACTACTACAATACAAAGACACATGTTTCACAATGGGAGCGGCCAGATTCCTCAGAACAGGTTTCTTCACAACAGATGGATAAGATGCATTCAAGAAATGTGAGTAATTGTAATGAGGATGATCAGTCATCCATGACAAAGAAATGCGCAGGATGTGGTGGATGGGGACTTGGGCTTGTCCAGACATGGGGTTATTGCAACCATTGTACAAg GGTTCTGAATCTTCCATTCCAGCAGTACACGGCTCCCCATCTAATTTATCAACAGCGGATCAGCAACACTGCAAATACCAGAGAAAATTCACACAAAATGGAATCCAAGCATAG GTCCACTTCGAAACTGCCAAGTGGAAAAGGCAACAAAAGAGACTTCAAGAAACGTACATTCGCTGATGATGAGGAATTGGATCCAATGGACCCAAGCTCTTATTCTGATGCTCCTCGTGGTGGCTG GGTTGTTGGTCTGAAAGGAGTACAACCACGAGCAGCAGATACCACTGCTACG
- the LOC122079827 gene encoding uncharacterized protein LOC122079827 isoform X2: MDNFPEKPLPPGVPFPPNASSNSASSVPPALPLPQPIEYTVRPHHFHYSGNNLFPLPQSDASFPPPGQNSIPHSPASHQSHFPPFAPHSSEPRPSNFQINPIPDPHPPICQNLRQQAHCSITSPGAVHSVMHHHFDSRGSQVVPENSQQPNLGASNHANQGGKVGSSEPSNTCMDDSLSSIQVNVFMDQQNKKQKIIETPVEGQSISDGYLNGNDETKYRSTFSSVDQESDHCLHLQKESNLSQEVHDASASYSKLLGNGDDIETAAQDAVLREQEIATQQIIQSQRQSRGSTGTEEDTKDILFGCRDTNALKEHLLKMATDHRAEMASKRGKSVLPEKGNLEIGNGYGVPGGGAYYGGPRPSITSGTSGSEIHEGGQKNSELDESKGEPKAATGALPEYLKQRLRARGILKDNTAKGCSVPAKNKWETLSVETVAVARLPPGWVEAKDPGSGSVYYYNGSTGKSQWEIPVESATVPQSPTPLPLPQDWEEALDETTGQKYYYNTKTHVSQWERPDSSEQVSSQQMDKMHSRNVSNCNEDDQSSMTKKCAGCGGWGLGLVQTWGYCNHCTRVLNLPFQQYTAPHLIYQQRISNTANTRENSHKMESKHRSTSKLPSGKGNKRDFKKRTFADDEELDPMDPSSYSDAPRGGWVVGLKGVQPRAADTTATGPLFQQRPYPSPGAVLRKNAEIAAQSKKPNSHFAPISKKGDGSDGLGDAD, translated from the exons ATGGATAACTTTCCTGAAAAACCACTTCCTCCTGGTGTTCCATTTCCCCCAAATGCTTCATCAAATTCAGCTTCTTCAGTTCCACCTGCCTTGCCTCTTCCTCAGCCTATTGAGTACACTGTGAGACCTCATCATTTTCACTATTCAGGCAACAATCTGTTCCCTCTCCCTCAATCTGATGCATCCTTTCCTCCTCCTGGTCAGAATTCAATTCCACATTCTCCTGCATCACATCAATCTCATTTTCCACCTTTTGCTCCGCATTCATCAGAACCAAGGCCTAGTAACTTCCAGATCAACCCCATCCCCGATCCTCACCCGCCAATATGTCAAAATCTAAGACAGCAGGCTCATTGTTCAATCACATCACCTGGGGCTGTTCATAGTGTGATGCATCATCACTTTGACAGCAGAGGCTCTCAGGTTGTACCAGAAAATTCTCAACAACCAAACTTAGGGGCATCAAATCATGCAAATCAAGGTGGAAAAGTTGGGTCCTCTGAACCTTCCAATACATGCATGGATGATTCATTGAGTTCAATCCAGGTCAATGTTTTCATGGATCAGCAGAACAAGAAGCAGAAAATCATAGAAACACCAGTGGAAGGGCAATCAATTTCAGATGGTTATCTTAATGGAAATGATGAGACCAAATATAGGTCCACTTTTTCATCGGTTGATCAAGAATCTGATCACTGTCTTCATCTGCAGAAAGAGTCAAACCTTTCTCAAGAAGTTCATGATGCTTCTGCTAGCTACTCAAAGTTATTGGGAAATGGTGATGATATTGAAACTGCTGCCCAGGATGCTGTGCTGCGTGAGCAA GAAATTGCTACCCAACAAATTATACAGAGCCAACG ACAATCAAGAGGTTCCACTGGAACTGAGGAGGATACAAAAGACATTCTTTTTGGATGCCGTGACACAAATGCTTTGAAG GAGCATCTGTTGAAGATGGCCACAGACCATCGTGCAGAAATGGCTTCAAAACGTGGGAAATCTGTGCTTCCTGAGAAAG GAAATTTAGAAATTGGAAATGGCTATGGTGTACCTGGTGGAGGTGCTTATTATGGTGGCCCAAGGCCTTCTATCACATCTG GAACTTCTGGGTCTGAAATTCATGAAGGCGGCCAGAAAAATTCTGAGCTGGATGAGAGTAAAGGGGAACCAAAAGCTGCGACAGGAGCATTGCCGGAATACCTGAAGCAGAGGTTGAGAGCTAGGGGTATTCTTAAAGATAACACAGCTAAAGGGTGCTCTGTGCCAGCTAAAAAC aaGTGGGAGACTCTGTCAGTAGAAACTGTAGCAGTTGCCAGATTGCCTCCTGGATGG GTGGAGGCAAAAGACCCTGGAAGTGGTTCCGTGTATTATTATAATGGAAGTACAGGGAAAAGTCAATGGGAGATCCCAGTTGAGTCTGCTACTGTTCCACAAAGCCCAACGCCTTTACCACTGCCACAAGATTGGGAAGAGGCATTAGATGAGACAACAG GTCAAAAGTACTACTACAATACAAAGACACATGTTTCACAATGGGAGCGGCCAGATTCCTCAGAACAGGTTTCTTCACAACAGATGGATAAGATGCATTCAAGAAATGTGAGTAATTGTAATGAGGATGATCAGTCATCCATGACAAAGAAATGCGCAGGATGTGGTGGATGGGGACTTGGGCTTGTCCAGACATGGGGTTATTGCAACCATTGTACAAg GGTTCTGAATCTTCCATTCCAGCAGTACACGGCTCCCCATCTAATTTATCAACAGCGGATCAGCAACACTGCAAATACCAGAGAAAATTCACACAAAATGGAATCCAAGCATAG GTCCACTTCGAAACTGCCAAGTGGAAAAGGCAACAAAAGAGACTTCAAGAAACGTACATTCGCTGATGATGAGGAATTGGATCCAATGGACCCAAGCTCTTATTCTGATGCTCCTCGTGGTGGCTG GGTTGTTGGTCTGAAAGGAGTACAACCACGAGCAGCAGATACCACTGCTACG
- the LOC122080022 gene encoding ATP-dependent Clp protease proteolytic subunit 3, chloroplastic: MEGALMFTSSPSRPSCFAHGVFNKFQLNPTTSSNLRRKPFSIKAAAKSFRTTLSTDWNLSNSTGPWMPRFEELDTTNMLLRQRIVFLGSQVDDMTADLIISQLLFLDAEDQKKDIKLFINSPGGSVTAGMGIYDAMKLCKADVSTVCLGLAASMGAFLLASGTKGKRFCMPNSRVMIHQPLGTSGGKATEMGIRIREMMYHKIKLNKILSRVTGKPEEQVEADTDRDNFMNPWEAVEYGLVDAVIDDGKPGLVAPIADATTPPPKTRVWDTWKIEGSRKAKKNLPSEHKLLQNGFQEGEKSEEERSKEEPEKEATTPV, translated from the exons ATGGAGGGGGCTTTAATGTTCACTTCCTCGCCGTCACGGCCTTCTTGCTTCGCGCATGGCGTCTTCAATAAGTTCCAGCTCAATCCAACCACTTCATCCAATCTCAGAAGAAAACCTTTCTCCATTAAAGCTGCCGCTAAGAGCTTCAGGACGACACTCTCCACAGACTGGAATCTCTCCAACTCTACTGGTCCTTGGATGCCCAGATTCGAAGAGCTTGATACAACCAACATGCTTCTCCGTCAGAGAATCGTCTTTTTGGGCTCTCAG GTGGATGACATGACTGCGGATTTGATTATTAGTCAGCTGTTGTTTCTAGAtgctgaagatcagaagaaagaCATTAAGTTGTTTATAAATTCACCTGGTGGCTCTGTAACTGCTG GAATGGGTATCTACGATGCAATGAAGTTGTGCAAGGCAGATGTCTCTACTGTTTGCTTGGGTCTTGCAGCATCTATGGGTGCATTTCTTCTTGCTTCAGGGACAAAAGGAAAGAGGTTTTGCATGCCAAATTCGAGAGTGATGATCCACCAGCCTCTTGGTACTTCTGGGGGAAAA GCAACAGAGATGGGGATACGAATAAGAGAGATGATGTACCACAAAATTAAGCTGAACAAAATATTGTCAAGAGTCACAGGGAAGCCTGAAGAACAG GTTGAAGCAGACACTGACCGTGATAATTTTATGAATCCTTGGGAGGCAGTGGAATATGGGTTGGTGGATGCAGTCATTGATGATGGTAAACCTGGGTTGGTTGCACCAATTGCTGATGCAACTACTCCTCCTCCCAAAACCCGTGTATGGGATACATGGAAAATTGAAGGGAGTAGAAAAGCCAAGAAGAATTTGCCCTCAGAACATAAGCTTCTACAGAATGGGTTCCAAGAGGGTGAAAAAAGTGAGGAGGAGAGGAGCAAGGAGGAGCCAGAAAAGGAAGCAACCACACCAGTGTGA